One region of Acidovorax sp. T1 genomic DNA includes:
- a CDS encoding PQQ-dependent sugar dehydrogenase, whose amino-acid sequence MLLALVAITALGACAEPAPLPPEAGMGPSPTLPPPVHSTVPTVLIAPAVGWPAGTQPTPMNGLRVTALATGLDHPRWVLVLPNGDVLVAESNAPPKPGSAGGIKGWITGLVMRRAGAAVPSANRITLLRDADGDGVAETRTIFLQNLHSPFGMALVGNALYVANTDAVLRFDYQTGQTAITGRGTKLVDLPAAPINHHWTKNLIASPDGSKLYVTVGSNSNIGENGMAAEAGRAAIWEVDRLTGAHRVFASGLRNPNGLGWQPDTGALWTVVNERDELGNDLVPDYLTTVKDGAFYGWPYSYYGQNVDPRVQPPRPDLVAKAIAPDYALGSHVAPLGLAFATGPALLPTLASGAYVGEHGSWNRRPRSGYKVVFVPFANGQPVGLPLDVLTGFVSPDGKAWGRPVGVAVDQRGALLVADDVGNAVWRVTRAPAP is encoded by the coding sequence ATGCTGCTGGCCCTGGTGGCCATCACCGCCCTGGGCGCCTGCGCCGAGCCGGCCCCGCTGCCGCCCGAGGCGGGCATGGGCCCATCGCCCACGCTGCCGCCGCCCGTGCACTCCACCGTGCCCACCGTGCTCATTGCGCCTGCGGTGGGCTGGCCCGCCGGCACCCAGCCCACGCCCATGAACGGCCTGCGCGTGACGGCGTTGGCTACGGGGCTTGACCACCCGCGCTGGGTGCTGGTGCTGCCCAATGGCGACGTGCTGGTGGCCGAGAGCAACGCGCCGCCCAAGCCAGGCAGCGCGGGCGGCATCAAAGGCTGGATCACCGGCCTGGTGATGAGGCGCGCCGGCGCGGCCGTGCCCTCGGCCAACCGCATCACCTTGCTGCGCGATGCCGATGGCGACGGCGTTGCCGAAACCCGCACCATCTTTTTGCAGAACCTGCACTCGCCCTTTGGCATGGCGCTGGTCGGCAACGCCCTGTATGTGGCCAACACCGATGCGGTGCTGCGCTTTGACTACCAAACCGGCCAGACCGCCATCACCGGCCGCGGCACCAAGCTGGTCGACCTGCCCGCAGCCCCCATCAACCACCACTGGACCAAGAACCTCATTGCCAGCCCCGACGGCAGCAAGCTCTATGTGACCGTGGGCTCCAACAGCAACATTGGCGAAAACGGCATGGCCGCCGAAGCCGGCCGCGCCGCCATCTGGGAGGTCGACCGCCTCACCGGCGCGCACCGCGTGTTTGCCTCGGGCCTGCGCAACCCCAATGGCCTGGGCTGGCAGCCCGACACCGGCGCGCTGTGGACGGTGGTGAACGAACGCGACGAACTCGGCAACGACCTGGTGCCCGACTACCTCACCACGGTAAAAGACGGTGCCTTCTACGGCTGGCCCTACAGCTACTACGGCCAGAACGTGGACCCGCGCGTGCAGCCGCCCCGGCCCGACCTGGTGGCCAAGGCCATTGCGCCCGACTACGCGCTGGGCTCGCATGTCGCCCCGCTGGGCCTGGCGTTTGCCACTGGACCGGCCTTGTTGCCCACGCTGGCCAGCGGCGCCTATGTGGGCGAGCACGGCTCGTGGAACCGCAGACCCCGCAGCGGCTACAAGGTGGTGTTTGTGCCGTTTGCCAACGGCCAGCCGGTGGGTTTGCCGCTGGATGTGCTCACCGGCTTCGTCAGC
- a CDS encoding DUF6150 family protein, whose translation MAKILVAALASKADASVFEVPFETQADLCWYELPYRQQAEGDAQWCFVDYEADATFRIFRVKYATQADIKTFQVKYPEQAGWRNKAHRLRGQIG comes from the coding sequence ATGGCAAAGATTCTGGTGGCAGCGCTGGCAAGCAAGGCCGACGCAAGCGTGTTTGAAGTGCCTTTTGAGACCCAGGCCGACCTGTGCTGGTATGAACTGCCCTACCGCCAGCAGGCCGAGGGTGACGCGCAGTGGTGCTTTGTGGATTACGAGGCCGACGCCACGTTCAGGATCTTCCGCGTGAAATACGCCACCCAGGCCGACATCAAGACCTTCCAGGTCAAATACCCCGAACAGGCGGGCTGGCGCAACAAGGCGCACCGGCTGCGCGGGCAAATCGGCTGA
- a CDS encoding fumarylacetoacetate hydrolase family protein — protein MKLVRYGQPGAERPGVLDAQGVLRDLSMLLPELGPAQLGPRTLSALAALDTSRLPAVPGAPRLACPVAGVGKIVCVGLNYADHALEAGMQAPAEPVLFMKAITALSGPNDAVRIPPGARKTDWEVELGIVIGTRASHVSEGAALQHVAGYVLANDVSERAWQTERGGQWDKGKSYDTFAPIGPWLVTADEVPDPHAIDLWLEVNGQRVQNGNTRNFIFGVPAVVSYISQFMTLEPGDIVLTGTPAGVGLGQKPTPWFLKPGDVMRLGATGLGEQTQTCVGG, from the coding sequence ATGAAACTGGTTCGTTATGGTCAACCCGGCGCCGAGCGCCCCGGCGTGCTGGATGCCCAAGGCGTGCTGCGCGATCTGTCAATGCTGTTGCCTGAACTGGGCCCTGCCCAGCTTGGCCCGCGCACCTTGTCGGCCCTAGCGGCGCTCGACACCAGCCGCCTGCCCGCCGTGCCGGGTGCGCCGCGCCTGGCGTGCCCGGTGGCGGGTGTGGGCAAGATCGTCTGCGTGGGGCTGAACTATGCCGACCACGCGCTCGAAGCTGGCATGCAGGCGCCCGCCGAGCCCGTGCTGTTCATGAAAGCCATCACCGCCCTGAGCGGCCCGAATGACGCGGTGCGCATTCCCCCCGGCGCGCGCAAGACCGACTGGGAGGTCGAGTTGGGCATTGTCATCGGCACCCGGGCCAGCCACGTCAGTGAAGGCGCCGCGCTGCAGCATGTGGCGGGCTACGTGCTGGCCAATGATGTGTCCGAGCGCGCCTGGCAGACCGAGCGCGGCGGCCAGTGGGACAAGGGCAAGAGCTACGACACCTTCGCCCCCATCGGCCCCTGGTTGGTGACGGCCGACGAGGTGCCCGACCCGCACGCCATCGACCTGTGGCTGGAGGTCAACGGCCAGCGCGTGCAAAACGGCAACACGCGCAACTTCATCTTTGGCGTGCCCGCCGTGGTGTCGTACATCAGCCAGTTCATGACGCTGGAGCCGGGCGACATCGTGCTGACCGGCACCCCTGCCGGTGTGGGCCTGGGCCAGAAACCCACGCCCTGGTTCCTCAAGCCCGGCGACGTGATGCGGCTGGGCGCCACCGGGCTGGGCGAGCAAACCCAGACCTGCGTGGGCGGCTGA
- a CDS encoding chromate transporter has product MSASLPSPDAPDARPQPRNPADLFWSFTWLALQGFGGVLAVVQRELVEKKRWMTNEEFVEDWAVAQIMPGPNVVNLSVMIGDRHFGLRGAVAALAGMLTFPLLLVLALALVYAQFASHPAVAGALRGMGAVAAGLIAGTGFKLAAALRKHPLGPWLCTALAALTFAGMALLRWPLAWVLPALGGLACALTWRKIAP; this is encoded by the coding sequence ATGTCCGCGTCCCTGCCCTCCCCTGATGCACCCGACGCGCGGCCGCAGCCGCGCAACCCGGCCGACCTGTTCTGGTCGTTCACCTGGCTGGCGCTGCAGGGCTTTGGCGGCGTGCTGGCGGTGGTGCAGCGCGAGCTGGTGGAAAAAAAACGCTGGATGACGAACGAGGAGTTCGTCGAAGACTGGGCCGTGGCCCAGATCATGCCGGGGCCGAACGTGGTGAATCTCTCTGTGATGATCGGCGACCGCCACTTCGGGCTGCGCGGCGCCGTGGCGGCGCTGGCGGGCATGCTCACTTTTCCGCTGCTGCTGGTGCTGGCACTGGCGCTGGTGTATGCGCAGTTTGCCAGCCACCCGGCCGTGGCGGGCGCGCTGCGGGGCATGGGCGCCGTGGCCGCCGGGCTGATTGCGGGCACGGGCTTCAAGCTGGCGGCGGCACTGCGCAAACACCCGCTGGGCCCCTGGCTGTGCACTGCGCTCGCCGCCCTCACCTTTGCCGGCATGGCGCTGCTGCGCTGGCCGCTGGCCTGGGTGCTGCCGGCGCTGGGCGGCCTGGCCTGCGCGCTGACCTGGCGAAAGATTGCGCCATGA